A window of the Oncorhynchus keta strain PuntledgeMale-10-30-2019 chromosome 21, Oket_V2, whole genome shotgun sequence genome harbors these coding sequences:
- the LOC118373224 gene encoding 1,25-dihydroxyvitamin D(3) 24-hydroxylase, mitochondrial — MRAQIQKVKQIVELLKKKTVGLQHYKPTSSVSRTDPKDSEEVAPCGQSLPLQTQSLYSIPGPTNWPLFGSLIELLRKGGLQRQHDALIDYHKKFGKIFRMKLGSFESVHIGAPCLLETLYRNESVYPQRMEIKPWKAYRDFRDEAYGLLIREGKDWQRMRSAFQQKLMKPTEVAKLDGKINQVLSDFVSRIGQVTDNGRFEDLYFEFNKWSMETICLVLYDKRFGLLHDNVNEEAMTFIMSIKTMMSTFGIMMVTPVELHKRLNTKTWQAHTMAWDRIFSIAKVYIDKKIKHHTETTGPGDDFLGDIYRHSHLSKKELYAAITELQIGGVETTANSLLWAIFNLSRNPCAQGKLLQEIREVLPANQTPRAEHLQRMPYLKACLKESMRLSPSVPFTSRTLDKDTVLGDYSIPKGTVLMINSHALGANEEYFEHSSLFKPERWLRESRPINPFAHVPFGIGKRMCIGRRLAELQLQLALCWVVRDYEVVATDCEPVDVIHSGMLVPNRELPVAFIRR; from the exons atgaggGCACAAATCCAAAAGGTAAAACAGATTGTCGAATTGTTAAAGAAGAAGACGGTTGGGTTGCAGCACTACAAGCCAACGTCTTCAGTGTCCAGGACGGACCCGAAGGATTCTGAGGAGGTTGCGCCTTGTGGACAAAGTCTTCCCTTGCAAACTCAGAGCCTTTATTCGATACCTGGACCCACCAATTGGCCCTTATTTGGCAGTTTGATAGAACTACTCCGCAAAGGAGGGCTGCAAAGACAACATGATGCATTG attGATTACCACAAGAAATTCGGCAAGATTTTCCGGATGAAACTCGGCTCCTTTGAATCGGTCCATATTGGCGCACCTTGCTTGCTGGAAACGCTCTACAGAAATGAGAGCGTTTACCCGCAGCGTATGGAGATTAAACCCTGGAAAGCCTACCGAGACTTCAGAGACGAAGCATATGGACTTCTAATTCG GGAAGGGAAAGACTGGCAGAGGATGAGAAGCGCATTTCAGCAGAAATTGATGAAACCCACCGAAGTCGCGAAACTTGATGGAAAAATAAATCAG GTGTTGTCGGATTTCGTTAGTAGAATTGGACAAGTGACTGACAATGGACGATTTGAGGACTTGTACTTCGAATTTAATAAATGGTCAATGGAGA CCATTTGCTTAGTGCTCTATGACAAAAGATTCGGACTTCTGCATGACAACGTCAACGAGGAGGCTATGACCTTTATCATGTCCATAAAAACA atGATGAGCACATTTGGTATAATGATGGTCACGCCAGTGGAGCTCCACAAAAGACTGAACACCAAAACGTGGCAGGCCCACACTATGGCATGGGACCGTATATTCAGCATAG CCAAAGTCTACATAGACAAGAAGATAAAGCACCACACAGAGACAACGGGGCCCGGTGACGACTTTCTGGGTGACATCTACCGCCACAGTCACCTGTCCAAGAAGGAGCTGTACGCCGCCATCACAGAGCTCCAGattggaggagtggagacg ACTGCCAACAGCTTGCTGTGGgctattttcaacctctcccgtAACCCATGCGCTCAGGGGAAGCTGCTCCAGGAAATTAGAGAAGTTCTTCCTGCCAATCAGACTCCCAGGGCTGAGCACCTCCAGAGAATGCCCTACCTCAAGGCCTGCCTCAAGGAGTCCATGAG GTTATCGCCCTCAGTTCCCTTCACGAGTCGGACCTTAGACAAAGACACTGTGTTGGGGGATTACTCCATTCCCAAGGGG ACAGTGTTGATGATCAACAGCCATGCTCTCGGTGCCAATGAGGAGTACTTTGAGCACAGTAGCCTGTTTAAGCCAGAGCGTTGGTTAAGAGAAAGCAGACCCATCAACCCCTTTGCCCATGTGCCGTTTGGTATTGGAAAGAGGATGTGCATCGGGCGGCGTCTGGCAGAGCTACAGCTGCAGTTGGCACTCTGCTGG GTGGTCAGGGATTATGAAGTTGTGGCGACAGATTGTGAACCAGTTGATGTTATCCATTCTGGGATGCTAGTTCCCAACCGTGAACTCCCTGTGGCATTCATCAGACGATGA